In Nocardioides palaemonis, a single genomic region encodes these proteins:
- a CDS encoding ATP-dependent zinc protease family protein produces MSTPFEDPNDAPASKVVVGWREWVGLPQAGVDFMKAKIDTGARSSSIHAFDLEAYEHDRAEWVRFSIHPWQKSDDDHVELSLPVLDMREVRSSNGQVEKRYAVALDVTLAGRTITTVMTLSNRDEMGFRMLIGREALERGFLVDSSLSYAGGKPKRAVRRRNWGR; encoded by the coding sequence GTGTCCACGCCCTTCGAAGACCCGAACGACGCACCCGCGTCGAAGGTCGTCGTCGGCTGGCGCGAGTGGGTGGGCCTTCCGCAGGCCGGCGTCGACTTCATGAAGGCCAAGATCGACACCGGCGCGCGCTCGTCGTCGATCCACGCCTTCGACCTCGAGGCCTACGAGCACGACCGCGCCGAGTGGGTGCGGTTCTCCATCCACCCGTGGCAGAAGTCCGACGACGACCACGTCGAGCTCAGCCTGCCCGTCCTCGACATGCGCGAGGTGCGCTCGAGCAACGGCCAGGTCGAGAAGCGCTACGCCGTCGCCCTCGACGTCACCCTCGCCGGGCGCACCATCACCACCGTGATGACCCTCAGCAACCGCGACGAGATGGGCTTCCGGATGCTGATCGGCCGCGAGGCCCTCGAGCGCGGCTTCCTCGTCGACTCCTCGCTGTCCTACGCGGGCGGCAAGCCGAAGCGGGCCGTACGCCGCCGCAACTGGGGTCGCTGA
- a CDS encoding RimK family alpha-L-glutamate ligase: MKLAILSRAPRSYSTQRLRTAAIDRGHDVKVLNTLRFGIDLSGDEPDLLFRGKQLSTYDAVLPRIGNSITYFGTAVVRQFEQMDVYTPNTSYGIANSRDKLRATQILSRHKIPMPATTFVRDRADVIPAIERVGGAPVVIKLLEGTQGIGVILAPTIKVAEAIIETLQSTRQNVLIQRFVKESKGRDIRALVVGDRVVAAMRRVAQGDEFRSNVHRGGSVEPVELDEEFERVAVRSAQIMGLRVAGVDMLEGRKGPQVMEVNSSPGLEGIEAATKLDVAGAIVDYMANQVAFPDIDVRQRLTVSTGYGVAEIVVHTGSDMVGKKLGDSGLDERDITVLTLHRGPQVIPNPRNKTVLEGEDRLLCFGKLEEMRSMIPDRKQKRVRRLMKKHLPPESS; this comes from the coding sequence ATGAAGCTCGCCATCCTCTCCCGGGCGCCCCGCTCCTACAGCACGCAGCGCCTGCGCACCGCGGCGATCGACCGGGGTCACGACGTCAAGGTGCTCAACACGCTGCGCTTCGGCATCGACCTCTCGGGGGACGAGCCCGACCTGCTCTTCCGCGGCAAGCAGCTGTCGACGTACGACGCGGTGCTCCCGCGGATCGGCAACTCGATCACCTACTTCGGCACCGCCGTCGTGCGGCAGTTCGAGCAGATGGACGTCTACACGCCCAACACCAGCTATGGCATCGCCAACAGCCGCGACAAGCTGCGCGCCACGCAGATCCTCTCGCGTCACAAGATCCCGATGCCGGCGACGACGTTCGTGCGCGACCGCGCCGACGTGATCCCGGCGATCGAGCGGGTCGGCGGTGCGCCCGTCGTGATCAAGCTGCTCGAGGGCACCCAGGGCATCGGCGTCATCCTCGCCCCGACCATCAAGGTGGCCGAGGCGATCATCGAGACGCTGCAGAGCACCCGGCAGAACGTGCTGATCCAGCGCTTCGTCAAGGAGAGCAAGGGCCGCGACATCCGCGCCCTCGTCGTCGGCGACCGCGTGGTCGCGGCGATGCGCCGCGTCGCGCAGGGCGACGAGTTCCGCTCCAACGTCCACCGCGGCGGCAGCGTCGAGCCGGTCGAGCTCGACGAGGAGTTCGAGCGCGTCGCGGTGCGCTCCGCGCAGATCATGGGTCTGCGCGTCGCCGGTGTCGACATGCTGGAGGGCCGCAAGGGCCCGCAGGTGATGGAGGTCAACTCCTCGCCCGGCCTGGAGGGCATCGAGGCCGCCACCAAGCTCGACGTCGCCGGCGCGATCGTCGACTACATGGCCAACCAGGTCGCCTTCCCCGACATCGACGTCCGCCAGCGCCTCACCGTCTCGACCGGCTACGGCGTCGCCGAGATCGTCGTCCACACCGGCTCCGACATGGTCGGCAAGAAGCTCGGCGACTCCGGCCTCGACGAGCGCGACATCACCGTCCTCACGCTCCACCGCGGCCCGCAGGTCATCCCCAACCCGCGCAACAAGACCGTCCTCGAGGGCGAGGACCGCCTGCTCTGCTTCGGCAAGCTCGAGGAGATGCGCTCGATGATCCCCGACCGCAAGCAGAAGCGGGTGCGGAGGCTGATGAAGAAGCACCTGCCGCCGGAAAGCAGCTGA
- a CDS encoding Ltp family lipoprotein: MPTNTPAPGWFPDQKDSGQLRWWDGQRWTDHTAPMPGAQQAAGPSAAPLVNQPGVPAATVKKPWYFRWWAIAAAVVVGLAVIGSLAPDEESGSAAAEKPAASSSPSSETGAEAGTDVEPATETEPVDTDGDGVPDDEDVAPEDKRVQTEDDIDSDKDGVPDYKDAFPKNARFSKDTDGDGVADQVDDFPKDERYSKDSDGDKVADSVDDFPADPSRSKITPAMSNAIDTASNYLDYTAFSRTGLIDQLEFEGYATGDATFAVDYLKVNWNEQAVQSAKNYLDYTSFSLQGLIDQLVFEGFTYEQASYGANKAY, from the coding sequence ATGCCGACGAACACGCCTGCACCGGGATGGTTCCCGGACCAGAAGGACAGCGGACAGCTGCGGTGGTGGGACGGCCAGCGATGGACGGACCACACTGCGCCGATGCCCGGTGCGCAGCAGGCGGCAGGTCCCAGCGCCGCGCCGCTCGTCAATCAGCCAGGCGTGCCCGCCGCCACCGTGAAGAAGCCGTGGTACTTCCGCTGGTGGGCGATCGCCGCAGCCGTGGTCGTCGGTCTCGCTGTCATCGGCAGCTTGGCGCCCGACGAGGAGTCGGGCAGTGCCGCTGCGGAGAAGCCCGCGGCATCGTCCTCGCCGTCCTCCGAGACCGGGGCCGAAGCCGGGACGGATGTCGAGCCCGCGACGGAGACGGAGCCGGTCGACACCGACGGTGACGGAGTGCCGGACGACGAGGACGTCGCCCCCGAGGACAAGCGGGTCCAGACCGAGGACGACATCGACTCCGACAAGGACGGCGTGCCGGACTACAAGGACGCATTCCCCAAGAACGCGCGGTTCAGCAAGGACACGGACGGCGACGGTGTCGCGGACCAGGTCGACGACTTCCCGAAGGACGAGCGCTACAGCAAGGACTCGGACGGCGACAAGGTCGCTGACTCGGTGGACGACTTCCCGGCTGACCCCAGTCGTTCGAAGATCACCCCGGCCATGTCGAATGCGATCGACACTGCGTCCAACTATCTCGACTACACGGCCTTCTCGCGCACTGGCCTGATTGATCAGCTCGAGTTCGAGGGCTACGCCACCGGCGACGCGACCTTCGCCGTCGACTACCTGAAGGTCAACTGGAACGAGCAGGCGGTGCAGTCGGCGAAGAACTACCTCGACTACACGAGCTTCTCTCTGCAGGGTCTGATCGACCAGCTGGTGTTCGAGGGCTTCACCTACGAGCAGGCGTCCTACGGCGCGAACAAGGCGTACTGA
- a CDS encoding HNH endonuclease signature motif containing protein, translating to MSAVPADPEFTGRSAWQVPGAGASPLDALLGRLDAVLTDLGDLSAGGLVDVDVVRLLDAATMAASRVAGVECGAVAEADRRSLGDAVGARHTHHWWAQRSRLTRSEAGRLTRLGVALDEPRHADVARQLADGTLRLEQARAIVEAVEAMPSEVGADVRDQAEAALLGFARQHDARGLKQIGKRILDAVAPEVGEAAEAKNLEDEERRAAEQVGFSMSDDGEGRSHGSFTVPSSVGSTLRRILQALANPARHTEADLRDETGGGKSTRRRMGEAFVEFIERYPLGAMPQTAGVNATVVVTMTLQDLLGERGVALLDDGTRMSAAQARRLACEAGIIPVVLGGDGQVLDLGRSRRLFSKAQRIALGLRDGGCTARGCETTAAGCHAHHDDPWARGGATDVANGRLLCPHHHRLAHDPRYARTIHANNAVTFVMRT from the coding sequence ATGAGTGCGGTTCCGGCAGATCCCGAGTTCACGGGACGGAGCGCGTGGCAGGTGCCCGGTGCGGGCGCCTCGCCGCTGGACGCGCTGCTCGGACGCCTCGACGCCGTGCTCACCGACCTGGGTGACCTGTCGGCAGGTGGCCTCGTGGATGTGGACGTGGTGCGGCTGCTCGACGCGGCCACGATGGCGGCGAGCCGGGTCGCGGGGGTGGAGTGCGGCGCGGTGGCGGAGGCCGACCGGCGCAGCCTCGGCGACGCGGTCGGCGCGCGGCACACCCACCACTGGTGGGCGCAGCGCAGTCGCCTGACCCGCTCGGAGGCGGGCCGGCTGACGCGGCTCGGTGTCGCGCTCGACGAGCCTCGGCACGCGGACGTCGCCCGTCAGCTCGCGGACGGGACGCTGCGGCTGGAGCAGGCCCGGGCCATCGTCGAGGCAGTCGAGGCCATGCCATCCGAGGTCGGCGCCGACGTACGCGACCAGGCGGAGGCAGCCCTGCTCGGCTTCGCGCGTCAGCACGACGCCCGGGGGCTGAAGCAGATCGGCAAGCGGATCCTCGACGCAGTGGCCCCGGAGGTCGGGGAGGCGGCCGAGGCGAAGAACTTGGAGGACGAGGAGCGTCGCGCCGCCGAACAGGTCGGGTTCTCGATGAGCGACGACGGCGAGGGTCGGAGCCACGGCTCGTTCACGGTGCCCTCAAGCGTGGGGTCGACGCTGCGGCGAATCCTGCAGGCCTTGGCCAATCCGGCGCGCCACACCGAAGCCGACCTGCGCGACGAGACCGGCGGGGGGAAGTCGACGCGTCGGCGGATGGGCGAGGCGTTCGTCGAGTTCATCGAGCGGTACCCGCTCGGAGCGATGCCGCAGACCGCGGGCGTCAACGCCACGGTCGTGGTGACGATGACGCTGCAGGACCTGCTCGGCGAGCGGGGCGTCGCGCTGCTGGACGACGGCACGCGGATGTCGGCGGCTCAGGCACGGCGGTTGGCGTGCGAGGCCGGGATCATCCCCGTCGTCCTCGGCGGCGACGGCCAGGTCCTCGACCTCGGCCGCTCACGCCGGCTGTTCTCGAAAGCGCAGCGGATCGCGCTCGGGCTGCGCGACGGCGGCTGCACGGCTCGTGGATGCGAGACGACGGCGGCGGGCTGTCACGCCCACCACGACGACCCGTGGGCTCGCGGCGGTGCCACGGATGTCGCCAACGGGCGCCTGCTGTGCCCGCACCACCACCGGCTGGCCCACGATCCGCGCTACGCGAGGACCATCCACGCCAACAACGCGGTCACCTTCGTGATGCGGACGTGA